From Lepus europaeus isolate LE1 chromosome 3, mLepTim1.pri, whole genome shotgun sequence, a single genomic window includes:
- the PSORS1C2 gene encoding psoriasis susceptibility 1 candidate gene 2 protein, producing MMLNWRLLGTLVLCLLAGGISGIRDHPSPQPTEAGEEESTPTLPQGPPIPGDPWPGPPPLFEDPPPPGPHRPWRGLPETGTAVWPPEPPSTDPPQPPRPDDPWPAGPQPPENPWPPAPEVDHEPQEEPDLDPPQEEYR from the exons ATGATGCTCAACTGGAGGCTGCTGGGGACCCTGGTCCTTTGCCTGTTGGCTGGGG GCATCTCAGGCATCAGGGACCACCCCTCTCCCCAACCCACAGAGGCCGGAGAGGAGGAGAGCACCCCAACTCTGCCTCAGGGTCCCCCCATCCCTGGTGACCCCTGGCCAGGGCCACCCCCTCTCTTTGAAGACCCTCCACCTCCGGGCCCCCACCGTCCCTGGAGAGGCCTGCCTGAGACTGGGACTGCAGTCTGGCCCCCGGAGCCCCCCAGCACCGATCCCCCTCAGCCTCCCCGGCCTGATGACCCCTGGCCAgcaggaccccagcccccagaaAACCCCTGGCCGCCTGCCCCTGAGGTGGACCACGAACCTCAGGAGGAGCCAGACCTTGACCCGCCCCAGGAAGAGTATAGATGA
- the CCHCR1 gene encoding coiled-coil alpha-helical rod protein 1 isoform X2 translates to MWPHSSGARPWASALLGKDPGVMAWWCLDGLPQGLAEPWRELWRLGSGPPHGVPPSSSQARSSRDRRRGSVEGWRQHLESSRHMEMFQPAGVSGLMPPSHFQARPLSTVPRMAPTWASDIPLVQPQAHQDVSQRRMDTDRHQVTLWEQDVSGDRQEPGRRGRSLELAGSQALSQQAELISRQLQDLRRLEEEVRTLRETSLQQKMRLEAQAMELEALARAEKAGRAEAEGLRAALAGAEVVRKNLEEGSQRELEEVQRLHQEQLSSLTQAHQEALSSLTKKAEGLEKSLCSLEARRVGEAKELAGTQREAKLLREQLSKTQKDLEAHVTLVENLRKYVGEQVPPETCSQAWEPERQELLETMQHLQQDRDGLHSTAELLQVRVQSLMHILTLQEAELTRKVQPSDSLEPEFAKKCQSLLNRWREKVFDLMVQLKAQELEHRDSVTQLKGQVAELQEQVTAQCQEQAILQRTLQDRAAEVEVERLSAKSLKMELSRAQEAKHRRQQQTASAEEQLKLVVDAISSSQVCLQSTMAKVEQAVARLPSLSNRLSYAVRKVHTVRSLMARKLALAQLHLESCPPPQPPPQLMEDASLELQQLREERNRLDAELQLSARLIQQEVGRAREQGEAERQQLSEVAQQLEQELQRTQESLASVGLQLEAARQGQQESTEEAASLRQELTQQQEIYGQALQEKVAEVETRLREQLTDTERRLNAARREHAKAVVSLRQIQHRATREKERNQELRRLQDEARKEEGQRLTQRVQELERDKNLMLQRLLAVLPSLLNKEKSAECRLRPSGSSASTPPAATSSCTRQSIKGSISVLLDNLQCLSEAITKEETICQGDEPQPSRSSLR, encoded by the exons ATGTGGCCACATTCATCAGGGGCCAGGCCTTGGGCCAGCGCTCTGCTAGGAAAGGACCCGGGAGTCATGGCCTGGTGGTGTCTGGATGGGCTTCCCCAAGGCCTTGCCGAGCCGTGGCGAGAACTCTGGAGGCTGGGCTCGGGGCCTCCGCACGGTgtgcctccttcctcctctcaggccaggagcagcagggacaggagaaGG GGGAGCGTAGAAGGCTGGAGACAGCATCTAGAGTCTTCACGTCACATGGAGATGTTTCAGCCCGCAG GTGTCTCTGGCTTGATGCCCCCCTCCCACTTCCAAGCCCGGCCCCTTTCAACCGTGCCAAGGATGGCTCCCACCTGGGCTTCAGACATTCCCCTCGTCCAGCCCCAGGCCCATCAGGATGTGTCACAGAGGCGGATGGACACCGACAGACACCAAGTGACCCTGTGGGAGCAGGATGTGTCCGGTGACAGGCAGGAGCCGGGGCGGAGAGGCAG gTCCCTGGAACTGGCAGGGTCGCAGGCCCTGAGCCAGCAGGCCGAGCTCATCTCTCGGCAGCTGCAGGACCTGCGGcggctggaggaggaggtgcgGACGCTGCGGGAGACCTCGCTGCAGCAGAAGATGAGGCTGGAAGCGCAGGCCATGGAGCTGGAGGCGCTGGCTCGGGCAGAGAAGGCCGGCCGGGCTGAGGCCGAGGGCCTGCGGGCCGCCTTGGCCGGGGCTGAGGTCGTCCGGAAGAACCTGGAAGAGGGAAGCCAGCGGGAGCTGGAGGAGGTTCAGAGGCTGCACCAAGAGCAG CTGTCCTCCCTGACCCAGGCTCACCAGGAGGCCCTTTCCAGCTTGACCAAGAAGGCCGAGGGCTTGGAGAAGTCTCTGTGTAGTCTGGAGGCCAGGAGGGTAGGGGAGGCCAAGGAGCTAGCTGGGACGCAGCGGGAAGCCAAGCTGCTTCGGGAACAGCTGAG CAAGACCCAGAAAGATCTGGAGGCTCACGTGACTCTGGTTGAGAATCTACGGAAATACGTGGGGGAGCAAGTCCCTCCCGAGacctgcagccaggcctgggagcccGAGCGGCAGGAGCTTCTGGAAACCATGCAG CACTTGCAGCAGGACCGGGACGGCCTGCACTCGACCGCCGAGCTGCTGCAGGTGCGCGTGCAAAGCCTCATGCACATCCTCACCCTGCAGGAGGCGGAGCTCACCAGGaag GTTCAACCGTCGGATTCTCTGGAGCCCGAGTTTGCTAAGAAGTGCCAGTCCCTGCTGAACCGCTGGCGGGAGAAGGTGTTTGACCTCATGGTGCAGCTCAAGGCCCAGGAGCTGGAGCACAGGGACTCTGTGACGCAGCTGAAGGGACAG gtgGCTGAGCTCCAGGAACAAGTGACAGCCCAGTGCCAGGAGCAGGCCATCCTGCAGCGCACCCTGCAGGACAGAGCcgcagaggtggaggtggagcgGTTGAGTGCCAAG agcctGAAGATGGAGCTGAGCCGGGCTCAGGAGGCCAAGCATCGGCGGCAGCAGCAGACAGCCTCGGCCGAGGAGCAGCTGAAGCTGGTGGTTGATGCTATCAGCAG CTCCCAGGTCTGCCTGCAGAGCACCATGGCTAAGGTGGAGCAGGCAGTGGCCCGGCTGCCAAGCCTCAGTAACCGACTCAGCTACGCTGTCCGCAAGGTCCACACTGTCCGCA GCCTCATGGCTCGAAAACTGGCCCTTGCGCAGCTGCACCTGGAGAG ctgccccccgccccagcccccgcctcAGCTGATGGAAGACGCGAGCCTTGAGCTGCAGCAGCTTCGGGAGGAACGCAACCGCCTGGACGCCGAGCTGCAGCTGAGTGCCCGTCTCATCCAGCAGGAGGTGGGCCGCGCCCGGGAGCAAG GGGAGGCCGAGCGGCAGCAGCTGAGCGAGGTGGCccagcagctggagcaggagctgcagcGCACCCAGGAGTCGCTGGCCAGCGTCGGGCTGCAGCTGGAGGCCGCACGCCAGGGCCAGCAGGAGAGCACGGAGGAGGCGGCCAGCCTGCGGCAGGAGCTGACCCAGCAGCAGGAGATCTACGGGCAag CTctgcaggagaaggtggccgAGGTGGAGACCCGGCTGCGGGAACAGCTAACGGACACGGAGCGGAGGCTGAACGCGGCCCGGAGGGAGCACGCCAAGGCCG TGGTCTCCCTGCGCCAGATCCAGCACAGAGCCACCCGGGAAAAGGAGCGGAACCAGGAGCTGCGGCGCCTGCAGGATGAGGCTCGCAAGGAGGAGGGGCAGCGGCTGACGCAGCGCGTGCAGGAACTGGAGAGGGACAAGAACCTCATGCTG CAGCGACTCTTGGCAGTTCTTCCTTCTCTACTGAACAAGGAGAAGTCAGCCGAGTGCCGGCTGCGGCCGTCGGGGTCCTCAGCGTCCACTCCTCCAGCCGCAACGTCGTCCTGCACCCGGCAATCCATAAAGG GGTCCATCTCTGTGCTGCTAGATAACCTGCAGTGCCTGAGCGAGGCCATTACCAAGGAGGAGACCATCTGTCAGGGAGACGAGCCCCAGCCCTCCAGGTCCAGTCTGCGTTGA
- the CCHCR1 gene encoding coiled-coil alpha-helical rod protein 1 isoform X1, with translation MWPHSSGARPWASALLGKDPGVMAWWCLDGLPQGLAEPWRELWRLGSGPPHGVPPSSSQARSSRDRRRGSVEGWRQHLESSRHMEMFQPAGVSGLMPPSHFQARPLSTVPRMAPTWASDIPLVQPQAHQDVSQRRMDTDRHQVTLWEQDVSGDRQEPGRRGRSLELAGSQALSQQAELISRQLQDLRRLEEEVRTLRETSLQQKMRLEAQAMELEALARAEKAGRAEAEGLRAALAGAEVVRKNLEEGSQRELEEVQRLHQEQLSSLTQAHQEALSSLTKKAEGLEKSLCSLEARRVGEAKELAGTQREAKLLREQLSKTQKDLEAHVTLVENLRKYVGEQVPPETCSQAWEPERQELLETMQHLQQDRDGLHSTAELLQVRVQSLMHILTLQEAELTRKVQPSDSLEPEFAKKCQSLLNRWREKVFDLMVQLKAQELEHRDSVTQLKGQVAELQEQVTAQCQEQAILQRTLQDRAAEVEVERLSAKSLKMELSRAQEAKHRRQQQTASAEEQLKLVVDAISSSQVCLQSTMAKVEQAVARLPSLSNRLSYAVRKVHTVRSLMARKLALAQLHLESCPPPQPPPQLMEDASLELQQLREERNRLDAELQLSARLIQQEVGRAREQGEAERQQLSEVAQQLEQELQRTQESLASVGLQLEAARQGQQESTEEAASLRQELTQQQEIYGQALQEKVAEVETRLREQLTDTERRLNAARREHAKAVVSLRQIQHRATREKERNQELRRLQDEARKEEGQRLTQRVQELERDKNLMLATLRQEGLLSHYKQQRLLAVLPSLLNKEKSAECRLRPSGSSASTPPAATSSCTRQSIKGSISVLLDNLQCLSEAITKEETICQGDEPQPSRSSLR, from the exons ATGTGGCCACATTCATCAGGGGCCAGGCCTTGGGCCAGCGCTCTGCTAGGAAAGGACCCGGGAGTCATGGCCTGGTGGTGTCTGGATGGGCTTCCCCAAGGCCTTGCCGAGCCGTGGCGAGAACTCTGGAGGCTGGGCTCGGGGCCTCCGCACGGTgtgcctccttcctcctctcaggccaggagcagcagggacaggagaaGG GGGAGCGTAGAAGGCTGGAGACAGCATCTAGAGTCTTCACGTCACATGGAGATGTTTCAGCCCGCAG GTGTCTCTGGCTTGATGCCCCCCTCCCACTTCCAAGCCCGGCCCCTTTCAACCGTGCCAAGGATGGCTCCCACCTGGGCTTCAGACATTCCCCTCGTCCAGCCCCAGGCCCATCAGGATGTGTCACAGAGGCGGATGGACACCGACAGACACCAAGTGACCCTGTGGGAGCAGGATGTGTCCGGTGACAGGCAGGAGCCGGGGCGGAGAGGCAG gTCCCTGGAACTGGCAGGGTCGCAGGCCCTGAGCCAGCAGGCCGAGCTCATCTCTCGGCAGCTGCAGGACCTGCGGcggctggaggaggaggtgcgGACGCTGCGGGAGACCTCGCTGCAGCAGAAGATGAGGCTGGAAGCGCAGGCCATGGAGCTGGAGGCGCTGGCTCGGGCAGAGAAGGCCGGCCGGGCTGAGGCCGAGGGCCTGCGGGCCGCCTTGGCCGGGGCTGAGGTCGTCCGGAAGAACCTGGAAGAGGGAAGCCAGCGGGAGCTGGAGGAGGTTCAGAGGCTGCACCAAGAGCAG CTGTCCTCCCTGACCCAGGCTCACCAGGAGGCCCTTTCCAGCTTGACCAAGAAGGCCGAGGGCTTGGAGAAGTCTCTGTGTAGTCTGGAGGCCAGGAGGGTAGGGGAGGCCAAGGAGCTAGCTGGGACGCAGCGGGAAGCCAAGCTGCTTCGGGAACAGCTGAG CAAGACCCAGAAAGATCTGGAGGCTCACGTGACTCTGGTTGAGAATCTACGGAAATACGTGGGGGAGCAAGTCCCTCCCGAGacctgcagccaggcctgggagcccGAGCGGCAGGAGCTTCTGGAAACCATGCAG CACTTGCAGCAGGACCGGGACGGCCTGCACTCGACCGCCGAGCTGCTGCAGGTGCGCGTGCAAAGCCTCATGCACATCCTCACCCTGCAGGAGGCGGAGCTCACCAGGaag GTTCAACCGTCGGATTCTCTGGAGCCCGAGTTTGCTAAGAAGTGCCAGTCCCTGCTGAACCGCTGGCGGGAGAAGGTGTTTGACCTCATGGTGCAGCTCAAGGCCCAGGAGCTGGAGCACAGGGACTCTGTGACGCAGCTGAAGGGACAG gtgGCTGAGCTCCAGGAACAAGTGACAGCCCAGTGCCAGGAGCAGGCCATCCTGCAGCGCACCCTGCAGGACAGAGCcgcagaggtggaggtggagcgGTTGAGTGCCAAG agcctGAAGATGGAGCTGAGCCGGGCTCAGGAGGCCAAGCATCGGCGGCAGCAGCAGACAGCCTCGGCCGAGGAGCAGCTGAAGCTGGTGGTTGATGCTATCAGCAG CTCCCAGGTCTGCCTGCAGAGCACCATGGCTAAGGTGGAGCAGGCAGTGGCCCGGCTGCCAAGCCTCAGTAACCGACTCAGCTACGCTGTCCGCAAGGTCCACACTGTCCGCA GCCTCATGGCTCGAAAACTGGCCCTTGCGCAGCTGCACCTGGAGAG ctgccccccgccccagcccccgcctcAGCTGATGGAAGACGCGAGCCTTGAGCTGCAGCAGCTTCGGGAGGAACGCAACCGCCTGGACGCCGAGCTGCAGCTGAGTGCCCGTCTCATCCAGCAGGAGGTGGGCCGCGCCCGGGAGCAAG GGGAGGCCGAGCGGCAGCAGCTGAGCGAGGTGGCccagcagctggagcaggagctgcagcGCACCCAGGAGTCGCTGGCCAGCGTCGGGCTGCAGCTGGAGGCCGCACGCCAGGGCCAGCAGGAGAGCACGGAGGAGGCGGCCAGCCTGCGGCAGGAGCTGACCCAGCAGCAGGAGATCTACGGGCAag CTctgcaggagaaggtggccgAGGTGGAGACCCGGCTGCGGGAACAGCTAACGGACACGGAGCGGAGGCTGAACGCGGCCCGGAGGGAGCACGCCAAGGCCG TGGTCTCCCTGCGCCAGATCCAGCACAGAGCCACCCGGGAAAAGGAGCGGAACCAGGAGCTGCGGCGCCTGCAGGATGAGGCTCGCAAGGAGGAGGGGCAGCGGCTGACGCAGCGCGTGCAGGAACTGGAGAGGGACAAGAACCTCATGCTG gccaccttgCGGCAGGAGGGTCTCCTCTCCCATTACAAGCAGCAGCGACTCTTGGCAGTTCTTCCTTCTCTACTGAACAAGGAGAAGTCAGCCGAGTGCCGGCTGCGGCCGTCGGGGTCCTCAGCGTCCACTCCTCCAGCCGCAACGTCGTCCTGCACCCGGCAATCCATAAAGG GGTCCATCTCTGTGCTGCTAGATAACCTGCAGTGCCTGAGCGAGGCCATTACCAAGGAGGAGACCATCTGTCAGGGAGACGAGCCCCAGCCCTCCAGGTCCAGTCTGCGTTGA
- the CCHCR1 gene encoding coiled-coil alpha-helical rod protein 1 isoform X4: MEMFQPAGVSGLMPPSHFQARPLSTVPRMAPTWASDIPLVQPQAHQDVSQRRMDTDRHQVTLWEQDVSGDRQEPGRRGRSLELAGSQALSQQAELISRQLQDLRRLEEEVRTLRETSLQQKMRLEAQAMELEALARAEKAGRAEAEGLRAALAGAEVVRKNLEEGSQRELEEVQRLHQEQLSSLTQAHQEALSSLTKKAEGLEKSLCSLEARRVGEAKELAGTQREAKLLREQLSKTQKDLEAHVTLVENLRKYVGEQVPPETCSQAWEPERQELLETMQHLQQDRDGLHSTAELLQVRVQSLMHILTLQEAELTRKVQPSDSLEPEFAKKCQSLLNRWREKVFDLMVQLKAQELEHRDSVTQLKGQVAELQEQVTAQCQEQAILQRTLQDRAAEVEVERLSAKSLKMELSRAQEAKHRRQQQTASAEEQLKLVVDAISSSQVCLQSTMAKVEQAVARLPSLSNRLSYAVRKVHTVRSLMARKLALAQLHLESCPPPQPPPQLMEDASLELQQLREERNRLDAELQLSARLIQQEVGRAREQGEAERQQLSEVAQQLEQELQRTQESLASVGLQLEAARQGQQESTEEAASLRQELTQQQEIYGQALQEKVAEVETRLREQLTDTERRLNAARREHAKAVVSLRQIQHRATREKERNQELRRLQDEARKEEGQRLTQRVQELERDKNLMLATLRQEGLLSHYKQQRLLAVLPSLLNKEKSAECRLRPSGSSASTPPAATSSCTRQSIKGSISVLLDNLQCLSEAITKEETICQGDEPQPSRSSLR; this comes from the exons ATGGAGATGTTTCAGCCCGCAG GTGTCTCTGGCTTGATGCCCCCCTCCCACTTCCAAGCCCGGCCCCTTTCAACCGTGCCAAGGATGGCTCCCACCTGGGCTTCAGACATTCCCCTCGTCCAGCCCCAGGCCCATCAGGATGTGTCACAGAGGCGGATGGACACCGACAGACACCAAGTGACCCTGTGGGAGCAGGATGTGTCCGGTGACAGGCAGGAGCCGGGGCGGAGAGGCAG gTCCCTGGAACTGGCAGGGTCGCAGGCCCTGAGCCAGCAGGCCGAGCTCATCTCTCGGCAGCTGCAGGACCTGCGGcggctggaggaggaggtgcgGACGCTGCGGGAGACCTCGCTGCAGCAGAAGATGAGGCTGGAAGCGCAGGCCATGGAGCTGGAGGCGCTGGCTCGGGCAGAGAAGGCCGGCCGGGCTGAGGCCGAGGGCCTGCGGGCCGCCTTGGCCGGGGCTGAGGTCGTCCGGAAGAACCTGGAAGAGGGAAGCCAGCGGGAGCTGGAGGAGGTTCAGAGGCTGCACCAAGAGCAG CTGTCCTCCCTGACCCAGGCTCACCAGGAGGCCCTTTCCAGCTTGACCAAGAAGGCCGAGGGCTTGGAGAAGTCTCTGTGTAGTCTGGAGGCCAGGAGGGTAGGGGAGGCCAAGGAGCTAGCTGGGACGCAGCGGGAAGCCAAGCTGCTTCGGGAACAGCTGAG CAAGACCCAGAAAGATCTGGAGGCTCACGTGACTCTGGTTGAGAATCTACGGAAATACGTGGGGGAGCAAGTCCCTCCCGAGacctgcagccaggcctgggagcccGAGCGGCAGGAGCTTCTGGAAACCATGCAG CACTTGCAGCAGGACCGGGACGGCCTGCACTCGACCGCCGAGCTGCTGCAGGTGCGCGTGCAAAGCCTCATGCACATCCTCACCCTGCAGGAGGCGGAGCTCACCAGGaag GTTCAACCGTCGGATTCTCTGGAGCCCGAGTTTGCTAAGAAGTGCCAGTCCCTGCTGAACCGCTGGCGGGAGAAGGTGTTTGACCTCATGGTGCAGCTCAAGGCCCAGGAGCTGGAGCACAGGGACTCTGTGACGCAGCTGAAGGGACAG gtgGCTGAGCTCCAGGAACAAGTGACAGCCCAGTGCCAGGAGCAGGCCATCCTGCAGCGCACCCTGCAGGACAGAGCcgcagaggtggaggtggagcgGTTGAGTGCCAAG agcctGAAGATGGAGCTGAGCCGGGCTCAGGAGGCCAAGCATCGGCGGCAGCAGCAGACAGCCTCGGCCGAGGAGCAGCTGAAGCTGGTGGTTGATGCTATCAGCAG CTCCCAGGTCTGCCTGCAGAGCACCATGGCTAAGGTGGAGCAGGCAGTGGCCCGGCTGCCAAGCCTCAGTAACCGACTCAGCTACGCTGTCCGCAAGGTCCACACTGTCCGCA GCCTCATGGCTCGAAAACTGGCCCTTGCGCAGCTGCACCTGGAGAG ctgccccccgccccagcccccgcctcAGCTGATGGAAGACGCGAGCCTTGAGCTGCAGCAGCTTCGGGAGGAACGCAACCGCCTGGACGCCGAGCTGCAGCTGAGTGCCCGTCTCATCCAGCAGGAGGTGGGCCGCGCCCGGGAGCAAG GGGAGGCCGAGCGGCAGCAGCTGAGCGAGGTGGCccagcagctggagcaggagctgcagcGCACCCAGGAGTCGCTGGCCAGCGTCGGGCTGCAGCTGGAGGCCGCACGCCAGGGCCAGCAGGAGAGCACGGAGGAGGCGGCCAGCCTGCGGCAGGAGCTGACCCAGCAGCAGGAGATCTACGGGCAag CTctgcaggagaaggtggccgAGGTGGAGACCCGGCTGCGGGAACAGCTAACGGACACGGAGCGGAGGCTGAACGCGGCCCGGAGGGAGCACGCCAAGGCCG TGGTCTCCCTGCGCCAGATCCAGCACAGAGCCACCCGGGAAAAGGAGCGGAACCAGGAGCTGCGGCGCCTGCAGGATGAGGCTCGCAAGGAGGAGGGGCAGCGGCTGACGCAGCGCGTGCAGGAACTGGAGAGGGACAAGAACCTCATGCTG gccaccttgCGGCAGGAGGGTCTCCTCTCCCATTACAAGCAGCAGCGACTCTTGGCAGTTCTTCCTTCTCTACTGAACAAGGAGAAGTCAGCCGAGTGCCGGCTGCGGCCGTCGGGGTCCTCAGCGTCCACTCCTCCAGCCGCAACGTCGTCCTGCACCCGGCAATCCATAAAGG GGTCCATCTCTGTGCTGCTAGATAACCTGCAGTGCCTGAGCGAGGCCATTACCAAGGAGGAGACCATCTGTCAGGGAGACGAGCCCCAGCCCTCCAGGTCCAGTCTGCGTTGA
- the CCHCR1 gene encoding coiled-coil alpha-helical rod protein 1 isoform X3 → MPELQGSVEGWRQHLESSRHMEMFQPAGVSGLMPPSHFQARPLSTVPRMAPTWASDIPLVQPQAHQDVSQRRMDTDRHQVTLWEQDVSGDRQEPGRRGRSLELAGSQALSQQAELISRQLQDLRRLEEEVRTLRETSLQQKMRLEAQAMELEALARAEKAGRAEAEGLRAALAGAEVVRKNLEEGSQRELEEVQRLHQEQLSSLTQAHQEALSSLTKKAEGLEKSLCSLEARRVGEAKELAGTQREAKLLREQLSKTQKDLEAHVTLVENLRKYVGEQVPPETCSQAWEPERQELLETMQHLQQDRDGLHSTAELLQVRVQSLMHILTLQEAELTRKVQPSDSLEPEFAKKCQSLLNRWREKVFDLMVQLKAQELEHRDSVTQLKGQVAELQEQVTAQCQEQAILQRTLQDRAAEVEVERLSAKSLKMELSRAQEAKHRRQQQTASAEEQLKLVVDAISSSQVCLQSTMAKVEQAVARLPSLSNRLSYAVRKVHTVRSLMARKLALAQLHLESCPPPQPPPQLMEDASLELQQLREERNRLDAELQLSARLIQQEVGRAREQGEAERQQLSEVAQQLEQELQRTQESLASVGLQLEAARQGQQESTEEAASLRQELTQQQEIYGQALQEKVAEVETRLREQLTDTERRLNAARREHAKAVVSLRQIQHRATREKERNQELRRLQDEARKEEGQRLTQRVQELERDKNLMLATLRQEGLLSHYKQQRLLAVLPSLLNKEKSAECRLRPSGSSASTPPAATSSCTRQSIKGSISVLLDNLQCLSEAITKEETICQGDEPQPSRSSLR, encoded by the exons atgccggaactgcag GGGAGCGTAGAAGGCTGGAGACAGCATCTAGAGTCTTCACGTCACATGGAGATGTTTCAGCCCGCAG GTGTCTCTGGCTTGATGCCCCCCTCCCACTTCCAAGCCCGGCCCCTTTCAACCGTGCCAAGGATGGCTCCCACCTGGGCTTCAGACATTCCCCTCGTCCAGCCCCAGGCCCATCAGGATGTGTCACAGAGGCGGATGGACACCGACAGACACCAAGTGACCCTGTGGGAGCAGGATGTGTCCGGTGACAGGCAGGAGCCGGGGCGGAGAGGCAG gTCCCTGGAACTGGCAGGGTCGCAGGCCCTGAGCCAGCAGGCCGAGCTCATCTCTCGGCAGCTGCAGGACCTGCGGcggctggaggaggaggtgcgGACGCTGCGGGAGACCTCGCTGCAGCAGAAGATGAGGCTGGAAGCGCAGGCCATGGAGCTGGAGGCGCTGGCTCGGGCAGAGAAGGCCGGCCGGGCTGAGGCCGAGGGCCTGCGGGCCGCCTTGGCCGGGGCTGAGGTCGTCCGGAAGAACCTGGAAGAGGGAAGCCAGCGGGAGCTGGAGGAGGTTCAGAGGCTGCACCAAGAGCAG CTGTCCTCCCTGACCCAGGCTCACCAGGAGGCCCTTTCCAGCTTGACCAAGAAGGCCGAGGGCTTGGAGAAGTCTCTGTGTAGTCTGGAGGCCAGGAGGGTAGGGGAGGCCAAGGAGCTAGCTGGGACGCAGCGGGAAGCCAAGCTGCTTCGGGAACAGCTGAG CAAGACCCAGAAAGATCTGGAGGCTCACGTGACTCTGGTTGAGAATCTACGGAAATACGTGGGGGAGCAAGTCCCTCCCGAGacctgcagccaggcctgggagcccGAGCGGCAGGAGCTTCTGGAAACCATGCAG CACTTGCAGCAGGACCGGGACGGCCTGCACTCGACCGCCGAGCTGCTGCAGGTGCGCGTGCAAAGCCTCATGCACATCCTCACCCTGCAGGAGGCGGAGCTCACCAGGaag GTTCAACCGTCGGATTCTCTGGAGCCCGAGTTTGCTAAGAAGTGCCAGTCCCTGCTGAACCGCTGGCGGGAGAAGGTGTTTGACCTCATGGTGCAGCTCAAGGCCCAGGAGCTGGAGCACAGGGACTCTGTGACGCAGCTGAAGGGACAG gtgGCTGAGCTCCAGGAACAAGTGACAGCCCAGTGCCAGGAGCAGGCCATCCTGCAGCGCACCCTGCAGGACAGAGCcgcagaggtggaggtggagcgGTTGAGTGCCAAG agcctGAAGATGGAGCTGAGCCGGGCTCAGGAGGCCAAGCATCGGCGGCAGCAGCAGACAGCCTCGGCCGAGGAGCAGCTGAAGCTGGTGGTTGATGCTATCAGCAG CTCCCAGGTCTGCCTGCAGAGCACCATGGCTAAGGTGGAGCAGGCAGTGGCCCGGCTGCCAAGCCTCAGTAACCGACTCAGCTACGCTGTCCGCAAGGTCCACACTGTCCGCA GCCTCATGGCTCGAAAACTGGCCCTTGCGCAGCTGCACCTGGAGAG ctgccccccgccccagcccccgcctcAGCTGATGGAAGACGCGAGCCTTGAGCTGCAGCAGCTTCGGGAGGAACGCAACCGCCTGGACGCCGAGCTGCAGCTGAGTGCCCGTCTCATCCAGCAGGAGGTGGGCCGCGCCCGGGAGCAAG GGGAGGCCGAGCGGCAGCAGCTGAGCGAGGTGGCccagcagctggagcaggagctgcagcGCACCCAGGAGTCGCTGGCCAGCGTCGGGCTGCAGCTGGAGGCCGCACGCCAGGGCCAGCAGGAGAGCACGGAGGAGGCGGCCAGCCTGCGGCAGGAGCTGACCCAGCAGCAGGAGATCTACGGGCAag CTctgcaggagaaggtggccgAGGTGGAGACCCGGCTGCGGGAACAGCTAACGGACACGGAGCGGAGGCTGAACGCGGCCCGGAGGGAGCACGCCAAGGCCG TGGTCTCCCTGCGCCAGATCCAGCACAGAGCCACCCGGGAAAAGGAGCGGAACCAGGAGCTGCGGCGCCTGCAGGATGAGGCTCGCAAGGAGGAGGGGCAGCGGCTGACGCAGCGCGTGCAGGAACTGGAGAGGGACAAGAACCTCATGCTG gccaccttgCGGCAGGAGGGTCTCCTCTCCCATTACAAGCAGCAGCGACTCTTGGCAGTTCTTCCTTCTCTACTGAACAAGGAGAAGTCAGCCGAGTGCCGGCTGCGGCCGTCGGGGTCCTCAGCGTCCACTCCTCCAGCCGCAACGTCGTCCTGCACCCGGCAATCCATAAAGG GGTCCATCTCTGTGCTGCTAGATAACCTGCAGTGCCTGAGCGAGGCCATTACCAAGGAGGAGACCATCTGTCAGGGAGACGAGCCCCAGCCCTCCAGGTCCAGTCTGCGTTGA